From a single Arachnia propionica genomic region:
- a CDS encoding DUF58 domain-containing protein, with product MQGFRFGLTGRGLAMLVFGGIIAAVAAIMGEPDLAWVGVFIVSLPLLGLVTVLVLPPRLTCKRSVIPDSLPVGDVARVRLLITSSRTVSFSALGFRDRLPEALGRDATFTLVRGLGRWRQAAGYDITTQQRGHFRIGPLLVRNSDAFGVAWRSWQAAERITSLRVTPRLWPLPLPKGGRASGASGDATPQRIGNAGADDVLVREHRHGDGMRRVHWRMSAKRGELMVRLEEQPWDPAMTIIVDTRSTAHIGSGPESTLEWVLSLCASVATELLRDRLRVALLGSDGVIFRPVNGESTGAASRLLATVTDVEPSGRSLLEDCLADPDALGTARTVVAGLGLLRPRDAAALVAATTRVADIDALVPDARAFRLPAEIVGAHEEACRLLTTSGWNMVTFGPDNSVPQAWSRLVAQREAR from the coding sequence ATGCAGGGGTTCCGTTTCGGACTCACGGGCCGCGGCCTGGCGATGCTGGTATTCGGCGGCATCATCGCGGCGGTCGCAGCCATCATGGGAGAACCCGATCTGGCTTGGGTGGGGGTGTTCATCGTCTCCTTACCCCTCCTGGGGCTCGTGACCGTGTTGGTTCTACCACCACGTCTCACCTGCAAGCGTTCCGTCATCCCCGACTCCCTACCCGTCGGAGATGTAGCTCGGGTTCGCCTGCTGATCACGAGCAGCAGAACGGTTTCCTTCTCCGCACTCGGTTTCCGCGACCGACTTCCGGAAGCTCTTGGCCGCGACGCCACTTTCACCCTCGTTCGCGGCCTGGGACGCTGGCGACAGGCCGCCGGGTACGACATCACCACCCAACAACGTGGCCATTTCCGGATCGGCCCCCTGCTGGTACGCAATTCCGATGCCTTCGGGGTTGCCTGGCGTAGCTGGCAGGCAGCTGAACGCATTACGTCACTGCGCGTGACGCCGAGGCTGTGGCCTCTGCCTCTCCCCAAGGGAGGGCGGGCTTCAGGGGCCAGTGGGGACGCTACACCACAACGCATTGGAAACGCGGGTGCTGATGACGTTCTGGTGCGCGAGCACCGTCATGGCGATGGAATGCGCCGCGTGCACTGGAGAATGAGCGCAAAACGTGGTGAATTGATGGTCCGCCTGGAAGAACAGCCATGGGACCCAGCCATGACAATCATCGTCGACACCCGCTCCACGGCACACATCGGCAGCGGGCCCGAGTCCACGCTGGAGTGGGTATTGTCGCTGTGCGCTTCCGTGGCCACCGAGCTTCTTCGCGATCGTCTCCGAGTTGCCCTTCTCGGTTCCGACGGTGTGATCTTCCGCCCCGTCAACGGCGAATCGACAGGCGCCGCGTCCCGGCTGCTGGCCACCGTCACAGACGTCGAACCATCCGGGCGTTCCCTCTTGGAGGACTGTCTCGCAGACCCGGATGCCCTCGGAACTGCACGAACCGTAGTTGCTGGGCTCGGGCTGCTCCGTCCCCGTGATGCCGCAGCGCTGGTGGCCGCGACGACCCGAGTCGCAGACATCGATGCCCTGGTCCCCGACGCACGCGCCTTTCGTCTCCCAGCGGAGATAGTCGGCGCCCACGAGGAGGCCTGCCGGCTACTCACTACCTCAGGGTGGAACATGGTGACCTTCGGCCCCGACAACTCCGTGCCACAGGCCTGGAGTCGACTTGTCGCCCAGCGGGAAGCACGATGA
- the mraZ gene encoding division/cell wall cluster transcriptional repressor MraZ, with the protein MFLGTHTPKLDEKGRLILPARFREALEGGLVVTRTQERALAIYPKDTFEALMAPVSAAPSTLKQVRDYQRMLTAGASFEVPDRQGRITIPPILRAYAGLERDVVVIGAMNRAEIWDAEHWAEYQAEQESGFAELDAELLSQLGQ; encoded by the coding sequence TTGTTCCTTGGCACGCACACGCCGAAATTGGACGAGAAGGGGCGTTTGATCCTTCCCGCGAGGTTTCGGGAGGCACTCGAAGGGGGACTCGTCGTGACGCGTACACAGGAACGGGCGCTTGCCATCTATCCCAAGGACACTTTCGAGGCGCTCATGGCTCCCGTGAGTGCAGCACCCTCCACGTTGAAGCAGGTTCGTGACTATCAGCGCATGCTGACCGCAGGGGCCAGCTTCGAGGTTCCGGACCGGCAGGGGCGGATCACGATCCCACCGATTCTTCGTGCTTACGCGGGTTTGGAACGTGACGTCGTGGTGATCGGTGCCATGAACAGGGCCGAGATCTGGGACGCCGAGCACTGGGCCGAGTACCAGGCGGAACAGGAATCTGGTTTCGCCGAACTCGACGCGGAACTGCTGTCCCAACTGGGGCAGTGA
- a CDS encoding MoxR family ATPase, whose translation MTQTAAAPLALAEVSALANQMKQSIGSVIEGKPHQIHMTVLVLLAQGHLLLEDVPGVGKTVLAKALGRSISGAVSRIQFTPDLLPSDVTGVSVFNQQTREFEFKPGGIFANIVLGDEINRASPKTQSALLEAMAEGQVSADGQTYQLKRPFMVVATQNPIEMEGTYPLPEAQRDRFMARIEMGYPGHQAEMAMLTAQAGGDKLATIHPVTDVVHVERAIATMRGIYVAPVINDYIVRLVGSTRTDPELRLGASPRACVHLMRAARVEAALQGRDYVIPEDVTTLAVPLLAHRVLLTVDAQIARQSNEAVITRIVTTTQPPHRS comes from the coding sequence ATGACCCAGACTGCTGCTGCCCCCTTGGCGCTGGCCGAGGTGAGCGCGCTGGCCAACCAGATGAAACAGTCGATCGGCAGCGTTATAGAGGGCAAGCCGCACCAGATACACATGACGGTTCTGGTTCTGCTGGCACAGGGTCATCTCCTGCTCGAGGACGTTCCTGGAGTCGGCAAGACCGTCCTCGCCAAGGCTCTCGGGCGTTCCATCTCAGGGGCGGTTAGCCGCATCCAGTTCACTCCCGATCTACTTCCGAGCGATGTCACCGGCGTGTCGGTCTTCAATCAGCAGACTCGTGAGTTCGAGTTCAAGCCTGGTGGCATCTTCGCCAACATCGTGCTGGGAGACGAAATCAACCGGGCGTCACCGAAAACCCAGTCTGCGCTGTTGGAGGCAATGGCCGAGGGGCAGGTCTCCGCGGATGGACAGACCTACCAGCTCAAACGACCCTTCATGGTGGTGGCGACCCAGAATCCAATCGAGATGGAGGGAACCTATCCTCTGCCAGAAGCCCAGCGCGACCGTTTCATGGCGAGAATCGAGATGGGCTATCCCGGCCACCAAGCGGAGATGGCCATGCTCACAGCCCAGGCAGGAGGAGATAAACTCGCCACCATCCATCCCGTGACGGATGTCGTCCACGTGGAGAGGGCTATCGCGACGATGCGGGGAATCTACGTAGCTCCCGTGATAAACGACTACATCGTGAGGCTTGTGGGCTCAACTCGCACCGACCCGGAGCTCCGGCTCGGTGCGAGTCCTCGCGCCTGTGTCCACCTGATGCGAGCCGCCAGGGTCGAAGCCGCCCTCCAAGGACGCGACTATGTCATTCCGGAAGATGTGACGACCTTGGCCGTTCCTTTGCTGGCTCACAGGGTTTTGCTGACAGTTGACGCACAAATCGCCCGGCAGTCAAACGAGGCCGTCATCACACGCATAGTCACCACCACTCAGCCACCACACCGGAGCTGA
- the rsmH gene encoding 16S rRNA (cytosine(1402)-N(4))-methyltransferase RsmH — MVVTAKGSNHDPVMLDRVVELLAPSLAVPDAVYVDCTLGLGGHARAVLEAAPSARLIGIDRDPEALAVARERLGSFAERIALVKAVYDELPEVLADLGVDQVHAVLADLGVSSLQIDREERGFAYRVDAPLDMRMSGGEGRSAADLLNSASPVKLVRILRGYGEEKYAERIVSAIVREREIQPFTSSGRLVDVISDAVPAAARRSPGHPAKRTFQALRIEVNDELGVLERFLPAATASLALGGRIVVLAYHSLEDRPVKRHLATLASDGAPRGMPIVPEHLQPCFTLLTRGAERPSEQEIQSNPRAASARLRAAARVKEA; from the coding sequence ATGGTCGTGACGGCCAAGGGCAGCAACCACGATCCGGTCATGCTCGACCGTGTCGTCGAGTTGTTGGCTCCATCCCTCGCCGTGCCTGACGCGGTCTATGTCGACTGCACTCTTGGCCTCGGAGGTCACGCCCGTGCGGTTCTGGAGGCAGCCCCATCGGCAAGGCTTATCGGCATTGATCGCGATCCTGAAGCTTTGGCGGTGGCGCGTGAGCGACTCGGATCGTTTGCAGAACGGATTGCCCTCGTGAAGGCCGTTTACGACGAACTGCCGGAAGTGCTTGCTGATCTTGGTGTTGATCAGGTGCATGCCGTACTGGCCGATCTCGGAGTCAGTTCCTTGCAGATAGACCGAGAGGAGCGTGGATTCGCCTATCGCGTCGATGCGCCCCTCGATATGCGCATGAGTGGGGGGGAAGGGCGAAGCGCCGCTGATCTGCTCAATTCGGCCTCCCCGGTGAAACTCGTACGCATTCTCCGCGGCTATGGAGAGGAGAAGTACGCGGAACGAATCGTTTCCGCGATCGTGCGGGAACGTGAGATCCAACCTTTCACTTCCTCAGGTCGACTGGTGGATGTCATCTCTGATGCTGTTCCAGCCGCTGCGAGGCGTTCCCCGGGACATCCCGCCAAGCGTACCTTTCAGGCTCTCCGGATCGAGGTCAACGATGAGCTGGGCGTCCTGGAGAGATTCCTGCCTGCGGCGACTGCATCTCTCGCGCTTGGAGGGCGGATCGTGGTGCTGGCCTACCACTCCCTGGAAGACAGGCCTGTCAAACGTCATCTCGCGACCTTGGCCAGCGACGGGGCGCCGCGAGGTATGCCGATTGTCCCTGAACATCTGCAACCTTGTTTCACGCTTCTGACCCGGGGGGCCGAGCGGCCTTCGGAACAGGAAATCCAGTCAAACCCGCGTGCGGCATCCGCCAGGCTACGTGCCGCAGCCCGAGTTAAGGAGGCATAG